Proteins encoded by one window of Elaeis guineensis isolate ETL-2024a chromosome 12, EG11, whole genome shotgun sequence:
- the LOC105054941 gene encoding large ribosomal subunit protein uL6 produces the protein MKTILATEMMDIPEGVKVRVKAKVIEVEGPRGKLTRDFKHLNLDFQLTDGGRKLKVDAWFGSRKTTAAIRTSISHVQNLITGVTKGFRYKMRFVYAHFPINASITNSNSSIEIRNFLGEKKVRKVDMLEGVTIVRSDKVKDELIIEGSDIELVSRSAALINQKCHVKNKDIRKFLDGIYVSEKGTMVEE, from the exons ATGAAGACAATACTGGCAACGGAGATGATGGACATCCCGGAGGGGGTGAAAGTCCGGGTGAAGGCGAAGGTGATCGAGGTCGAGGGACCCCGCGGTAAGCTCACCCGCGACTTCAAGCACCTCAACCTCGACTTCCAGCTCACAGACGGCGGCCGGAAGCTCAAGGTCGACGCCTGGTTCGGGTCTCGGAAGACGACGGCGGCCATCCGCACCTCGATCAGCCACGTCCAAAACCTCATTACCGGCGTCACCAAGGGCTTCCGGTACAAGATGCGCTTCGTCTACGCCCACTTCCCCATCAACgcctccatcaccaactccaacaGTAGCATTGAGATCCGCAACTTCCTCGGCGAGAAGAAG GTTCGGAAAGTGGATATGCTTGAAGGGGTGACAATTGTTCGGTCCGACAAGGTCAAGGATGAGCTCATTATTGAGGGTAGTGATATTGAACTTGTTTCCCGGTCTGCTGCCTTGATCAACCAG AAATGCCACGTAAAAAACAAGGATATCAGAAAGTTTTTGGATGGAATCTATGTTAGTGAGAAAGGTACCATGGTTGAAGAATAG